A DNA window from Zingiber officinale cultivar Zhangliang chromosome 3A, Zo_v1.1, whole genome shotgun sequence contains the following coding sequences:
- the LOC122053365 gene encoding exocyst complex component EXO84C-like isoform X1, producing the protein MESSEEDDYFPPHEWITPQSSINSIYQSDTEKGIRKVCSELLELKDAVENLSGNTQSKYLAFLRLSEEVIEMEQELIDLQKHVSAQGIIVQDLMSGVCRELEVWNKYSSGEPNSEEDIADINQLLHNDLEDPKITFLEMVDVLLAEHKLEEALSAILTEEKSSPELCDLKGNTSVEGSSYRLAFLKKKEMLVDKIVGITEQPYISITELRKAASGLVKLGKGSLALKLMLNAYDSRLRKKIEAFLPSCSTYLETYAAILSELVFSTISVATKESTLIVGDMANYMNRIVQWAEDEIESFVRLVKENSDSPETAMALRSTCICIQACLSHCSLLEPQGLKFSKLIMVLLFPYLEEVLDMNFRRARRRILDLTKDDNLEFLSSQLDLPVSIATPSGFMFSGIGKKFMTIVEDILDQLTPTVISQFGRHVLNKLLQLFDKFIEAVIKTLPGPSEDDNLIEPKESAEFKVETDAEQLRLLGTAYAVALELLPIAVEKIVTFAQNENKDRGGGSSENISNVSVTSVDYKDWRRNLQHSLDKLRDHFCRQYVLTFIYSREGKAKLDARIYLESKGDDLYWDLEPLPSLPFRGIFGRLQQLASVARDVLLGKEKIQKVLLSRLIETVVMWLSEEHEFWNVFEDDSVQLQPLGLQQFILDMHFIVEITVCGGYSSRIVHQLVSAVITRAIGTFSARGIDPQSALPEDEWFVDTAKTAISKLMHGTSESEISDPDEHISIMHHDISDSDESLSSPSISESLDSFASANMGGTDSPVYFTDPET; encoded by the exons ATGGAGAGCAGCGAGGAGGACGACTACTTCCCCCCGCATGAATGGATCACTCCCCAGTCCAGCATCAACTCCATTTACCAATCCGATACCGAGAAG GGTATCAGAAAAGTTTGTTCTGAACTTTTGGAACTGAAGGATGCTGTTGAAAACCTATCTGGGAACACACAATCCAAGTATCTAGCCTTCCTCAG ACTATCAGAAGAGGTTATAGAAATGGAGCAAGAGTTGATTGATCTCCAAAAACATGTTTCTGCTCAAGGAATTATTGTACAAGATCTCATGAGCGGTGTTTGCCGAGAATTAGAAGTGTGGAATAAATATAGCAGTGGAGAACCTAATTCCGAGGAGGATATTGCTGATATCAATCAGTTATTGCACAATGATCTGGAGGACCCTAAGATTACTTTCTTGGAAATGGTAGATGTCTTATTGGCAGAGCATAAACTAGAAGAAGCACTTTCAGCTATATTAACTGAGGAAAAAAGTTCACCAGAATTATGTGACTTGAAGGGAAATACATCAGTTGAAGGTTCTTCGTATAGGTTAGCTTTTCTCAAAAAAAAGGAAATGCTTGTGGATAAGATTGTAGGGATCACTGAGCAACCATATATATCAATTACAGAATTACGAAAAGCTGCATCTGGTTTAGTTAAGCTGGGGAAAGGTTCTCTAGCACTTAAATTAATGCTGAATGCATATGATTCCCGTCTTCGGAAAAAGATTGAGGCTTTTCTTCCTTCATGTTCTACTTACTTAGAGACATATGCTGCAATTCTTTCTGAGCTTGTTTTCTCAACAATCTCAGTGGCAACAAAAGAATCCACCTTAATTGTTGGAGACATGGCTAATTACATGAATCGAATTGTGCAGTGGGCTGAAGATGAGATAGAATCTTTTGTTCGTTTAGTAAAAGAAAACTCTGATTCACCCGAGACTGCCATGGCTCTTCGTTCTACATGTATCTGTATTCAGGCATGCCTTAGTCACTGTTCCCTTTTGGAACCACAAGGACTAAAGTTCTCAAAGTTAATTATGGTACTTTTGTTTCCTTACCTTGAAGAGGTTCTAGATATGAACTTTAGGCGAGCCAGAAGAAGGATTCTTGATTTGACAAAGGATGATAATTTGGAATTTCTATCTTCTCAGTTAGATTTGCCAGTTTCTATTGCAACACCATCAGGTTTCATGTTTTCAGGCATTGGGAAGAAATTCATGACTATTGTGGAA GATATATTGGATCAACTTACACCAACCGTAATATCACAATTTGGAAGGCACGTTTTAAATAAGCTTCTTCAACTGTTCGATAAGTTCATAGAGGCAGTAATTAAGACATTACCTGGTCCCTCTGAAGATGATAATCTCATTGAACCAAAAGAATCTGCAGAGTTTAAGGTTGAAACTGATGCTGAGCAGCTTCGTCTATTAGGCACTGCATATGCTGTTGCTCTTGAACTCTTACCAATAGCTGTAGAAAAAATAGTTACCTTTGCGCAAAATGAAAACAAAGATAGGGGTGGTGGCTCATCAGAAAACATTTCAAATGTTTCTGTTACCAGTGTGGACTACAAAGATTGGAGGCGAAATCTCCAACATTCATTAGATAAGCTTAGAGATCATTTCTGTAGACAGTATGTCTTGACCTTCATTTACTCACGGGAAGGAAAAGCAAAATTAGATGCTCGGATATATTTGGAAAGCAAAGGAGATGACCTTTACTGGGATTTAGAGCCACTTCCATCTTTGCCATTTCGG GGAATATTTGGAAGGCTACAGCAATTAGCAAGTGTGGCAAGGGATGTCCTACtggggaaagaaaagatacaaaaAGTTCTTCTTTCTAGGTTAATAGAGACAGTGGTTATGTGGCTCTCTGAAGAGCATGAATTCTGGAATGTATTTGAAGATGACTCTGTTCAACTTCAGCCTCTTGGCTTGCAACAG TTTATACTTGATATGCACTTCATAGTTGAAATTACGGTTTGTGGGGGATACTCATCTAGAATTGTCCATCAGCTCGTCTCGGCTGTTATAACACGAGCAATTGGCACTTTCTCTGCTAGAGGTATAGATCCTCAAAG TGCACTTCCTGAGGATGAGTGGTTTGTTGATACTGCAAAGACAGCAATAAGCAAGCTCATGCACGGAACCTCAGAGTCTGAAATTTCTGATCCTGATGAACACATTTCTATAATGCATCACGATATTTCGGATTCCGATGAAAGCCTTTCGAGCCCATCCATCTCAGAATCTCTAGATTCATTTGCTTCAGCAAACATGGGTGGAACTGATAGCCCTGTCTACTTCACTGATCCAGAAACATGA
- the LOC122053365 gene encoding exocyst complex component EXO84C-like isoform X2: MESSEEDDYFPPHEWITPQSSINSIYQSDTEKGIRKVCSELLELKDAVENLSGNTQSKYLAFLRLSEEVIEMEQELIDLQKHVSAQGIIVQDLMSGVCRELEVWNKYSSGEPNSEEDIADINQLLHNDLEDPKITFLEMVDVLLAEHKLEEALSAILTEEKSSPELCDLKGNTSVEGSSYRLAFLKKKEMLVDKIVGITEQPYISITELRKAASGLVKLGKGSLALKLMLNAYDSRLRKKIEAFLPSCSTYLETYAAILSELVFSTISVATKESTLIVGDMANYMNRIVQWAEDEIESFVRLVKENSDSPETAMALRSTCICIQACLSHCSLLEPQGLKFSKLIMVLLFPYLEEVLDMNFRRARRRILDLTKDDNLEFLSSQLDLPVSIATPSGFMFSGIGKKFMTIVEDILDQLTPTVISQFGRHVLNKLLQLFDKFIEAVIKTLPGPSEDDNLIEPKESAEFKGIFGRLQQLASVARDVLLGKEKIQKVLLSRLIETVVMWLSEEHEFWNVFEDDSVQLQPLGLQQFILDMHFIVEITVCGGYSSRIVHQLVSAVITRAIGTFSARGIDPQSALPEDEWFVDTAKTAISKLMHGTSESEISDPDEHISIMHHDISDSDESLSSPSISESLDSFASANMGGTDSPVYFTDPET, translated from the exons ATGGAGAGCAGCGAGGAGGACGACTACTTCCCCCCGCATGAATGGATCACTCCCCAGTCCAGCATCAACTCCATTTACCAATCCGATACCGAGAAG GGTATCAGAAAAGTTTGTTCTGAACTTTTGGAACTGAAGGATGCTGTTGAAAACCTATCTGGGAACACACAATCCAAGTATCTAGCCTTCCTCAG ACTATCAGAAGAGGTTATAGAAATGGAGCAAGAGTTGATTGATCTCCAAAAACATGTTTCTGCTCAAGGAATTATTGTACAAGATCTCATGAGCGGTGTTTGCCGAGAATTAGAAGTGTGGAATAAATATAGCAGTGGAGAACCTAATTCCGAGGAGGATATTGCTGATATCAATCAGTTATTGCACAATGATCTGGAGGACCCTAAGATTACTTTCTTGGAAATGGTAGATGTCTTATTGGCAGAGCATAAACTAGAAGAAGCACTTTCAGCTATATTAACTGAGGAAAAAAGTTCACCAGAATTATGTGACTTGAAGGGAAATACATCAGTTGAAGGTTCTTCGTATAGGTTAGCTTTTCTCAAAAAAAAGGAAATGCTTGTGGATAAGATTGTAGGGATCACTGAGCAACCATATATATCAATTACAGAATTACGAAAAGCTGCATCTGGTTTAGTTAAGCTGGGGAAAGGTTCTCTAGCACTTAAATTAATGCTGAATGCATATGATTCCCGTCTTCGGAAAAAGATTGAGGCTTTTCTTCCTTCATGTTCTACTTACTTAGAGACATATGCTGCAATTCTTTCTGAGCTTGTTTTCTCAACAATCTCAGTGGCAACAAAAGAATCCACCTTAATTGTTGGAGACATGGCTAATTACATGAATCGAATTGTGCAGTGGGCTGAAGATGAGATAGAATCTTTTGTTCGTTTAGTAAAAGAAAACTCTGATTCACCCGAGACTGCCATGGCTCTTCGTTCTACATGTATCTGTATTCAGGCATGCCTTAGTCACTGTTCCCTTTTGGAACCACAAGGACTAAAGTTCTCAAAGTTAATTATGGTACTTTTGTTTCCTTACCTTGAAGAGGTTCTAGATATGAACTTTAGGCGAGCCAGAAGAAGGATTCTTGATTTGACAAAGGATGATAATTTGGAATTTCTATCTTCTCAGTTAGATTTGCCAGTTTCTATTGCAACACCATCAGGTTTCATGTTTTCAGGCATTGGGAAGAAATTCATGACTATTGTGGAA GATATATTGGATCAACTTACACCAACCGTAATATCACAATTTGGAAGGCACGTTTTAAATAAGCTTCTTCAACTGTTCGATAAGTTCATAGAGGCAGTAATTAAGACATTACCTGGTCCCTCTGAAGATGATAATCTCATTGAACCAAAAGAATCTGCAGAGTTTAAG GGAATATTTGGAAGGCTACAGCAATTAGCAAGTGTGGCAAGGGATGTCCTACtggggaaagaaaagatacaaaaAGTTCTTCTTTCTAGGTTAATAGAGACAGTGGTTATGTGGCTCTCTGAAGAGCATGAATTCTGGAATGTATTTGAAGATGACTCTGTTCAACTTCAGCCTCTTGGCTTGCAACAG TTTATACTTGATATGCACTTCATAGTTGAAATTACGGTTTGTGGGGGATACTCATCTAGAATTGTCCATCAGCTCGTCTCGGCTGTTATAACACGAGCAATTGGCACTTTCTCTGCTAGAGGTATAGATCCTCAAAG TGCACTTCCTGAGGATGAGTGGTTTGTTGATACTGCAAAGACAGCAATAAGCAAGCTCATGCACGGAACCTCAGAGTCTGAAATTTCTGATCCTGATGAACACATTTCTATAATGCATCACGATATTTCGGATTCCGATGAAAGCCTTTCGAGCCCATCCATCTCAGAATCTCTAGATTCATTTGCTTCAGCAAACATGGGTGGAACTGATAGCCCTGTCTACTTCACTGATCCAGAAACATGA